The following are encoded in a window of Methanobrevibacter ruminantium M1 genomic DNA:
- a CDS encoding exosome complex RNA-binding protein Csl4, translating to MKVESGDFVMPGDFLSVSEEFLPGPGAYEDDGSVKSGVPGNVFVDNGEKEISVISKSGGPNLLKVGDIVYGEVKDVRGQRALISVYAKKGTDRQLALPYMAAIHISQVTPGYIDKLTDAFRIGDLIEAKVVKIMGDNLDLNTEDITSGVVKAMCTRCRAFMEPRTESEVYCPVCNRKEKRKVSKNYDY from the coding sequence ATGAAAGTAGAATCTGGAGATTTTGTAATGCCTGGCGACTTTTTAAGTGTAAGTGAAGAATTCCTGCCAGGTCCTGGAGCATATGAAGATGATGGAAGTGTTAAATCAGGTGTTCCTGGAAATGTATTTGTTGATAATGGTGAAAAGGAAATCTCTGTAATTTCAAAATCCGGCGGTCCAAACTTATTGAAGGTTGGAGATATTGTATATGGTGAAGTGAAGGACGTTCGTGGCCAAAGAGCCTTGATTAGTGTATACGCTAAAAAGGGAACCGATCGTCAATTGGCTCTTCCTTATATGGCAGCTATTCACATTTCTCAAGTGACTCCTGGATATATTGACAAGCTTACTGACGCTTTTAGAATCGGAGATTTGATTGAAGCAAAAGTAGTTAAGATTATGGGAGATAATTTGGACTTGAATACTGAAGACATTACTTCTGGTGTTGTTAAGGCTATGTGTACAAGATGCAGAGCATTTATGGAGCCTCGTACAGAGTCTGAAGTATACTGTCCGGTATGCAATAGAAAGGAAAAAAGAAAGGTTTCAAAGAATTATGATTATTAA
- a CDS encoding DNA-directed RNA polymerase subunit L, with the protein MEIEVIKESKLELEMIIHGENHSLCNVLRKYLMEDDDVEYAVYGIDHPLTGAGKPVMTIKTKRSKRPRNSLLKAATRLKEETAEFKELIEEL; encoded by the coding sequence ATGGAAATTGAAGTTATTAAAGAATCAAAATTAGAACTTGAAATGATTATTCATGGTGAAAACCACTCTCTTTGTAATGTCTTAAGAAAATATCTTATGGAAGATGATGATGTGGAATATGCGGTTTACGGAATCGATCACCCTCTTACAGGTGCAGGTAAGCCGGTTATGACCATCAAGACCAAAAGATCAAAAAGACCTAGAAACTCTCTTTTAAAAGCAGCTACAAGATTAAAAGAAGAAACTGCTGAATTTAAAGAGTTAATTGAAGAATTATAA
- a CDS encoding NUDIX domain-containing protein, with product MAYKIPSLTVDIFIFNDEKEFILIKRKNDPYKDFWALPGGFVDYGETTEHAAVREAKEETSIDVELIKLFNVYSDPDRDPRRHTVSVFYLAHGDMNDAKADDDAKDIGIFSFDDLDNLDLAFDHRMILNQVKEYFDKE from the coding sequence ATGGCTTATAAGATTCCATCTTTAACTGTAGACATATTTATTTTTAACGATGAGAAAGAGTTTATACTAATTAAACGTAAAAATGACCCTTATAAGGATTTCTGGGCATTGCCTGGTGGTTTTGTCGATTATGGTGAGACAACAGAGCATGCAGCTGTCCGTGAAGCTAAAGAAGAGACAAGCATTGATGTTGAATTGATTAAACTCTTCAATGTCTATTCAGACCCTGATAGAGATCCAAGAAGACACACAGTAAGCGTATTCTATTTAGCTCATGGAGATATGAATGATGCCAAGGCAGATGATGATGCAAAGGACATTGGCATTTTCTCATTTGATGACTTGGATAATTTAGATCTTGCCTTTGATCATAGGATGATTTTAAATCAGGTCAAAGAGTATTTTGATAAGGAATAA
- a CDS encoding transcription factor S — protein sequence MEFCPKCNGMMMNTTVKVKKEDLEEKVDEENQSNQETEEEKVVFKCMTCGYEKDPSEVDQDQYKVKETVESSDSVIMRGDESGMRSTVREICPKCGHDRASYELLQTRSADEAPTRFFTCEKCHHKWRGYD from the coding sequence ATGGAGTTCTGTCCAAAGTGTAATGGTATGATGATGAACACAACTGTCAAGGTTAAAAAAGAAGACCTTGAAGAAAAAGTTGATGAAGAAAATCAATCAAACCAAGAAACAGAAGAAGAAAAAGTTGTTTTTAAATGCATGACTTGTGGCTATGAAAAAGACCCTTCTGAAGTTGATCAGGACCAATATAAAGTTAAGGAAACAGTAGAATCCAGTGATAGTGTTATTATGAGAGGAGATGAAAGCGGAATGCGCTCTACTGTAAGAGAGATTTGTCCTAAATGCGGTCACGATCGTGCTTCCTATGAATTGTTACAAACCCGTAGTGCTGATGAGGCACCAACCAGGTTCTTTACTTGTGAAAAATGTCATCACAAGTGGAGAGGATATGATTAA
- the pcn gene encoding proliferating cell nuclear antigen (pcna) — MFKAELSDSSILKSSFDAISSIVDEVQIQTDSEGFRLDALDRSHITFVHLELKASLFDEFVCDEPEKINIDTDELMKVLKRSKSDDRVLMSLDEGNFILTFEGEATRTFKIRLIDIEYDSPAPPSLNYPTEFEIPFSLLKDSIQDMDIFSDKITLMVDPEYFKAFAQGEFGDANIEYLHGEKIDASAKSIFSLEKIREMLKADKFSDIVNISLGDDMPVTLTLRRVANDGELSFLLAPRIESEE, encoded by the coding sequence ATGTTTAAAGCTGAGTTAAGTGATTCTAGTATTTTAAAAAGCAGTTTTGATGCTATTTCATCTATTGTAGATGAAGTGCAGATTCAAACTGACAGTGAAGGTTTTCGTTTAGATGCCTTAGACCGTAGTCATATTACATTTGTTCATTTAGAACTTAAAGCAAGTTTATTTGATGAATTTGTTTGTGATGAACCTGAAAAAATTAATATTGACACTGATGAATTGATGAAAGTATTAAAACGTTCCAAATCCGATGATCGCGTATTGATGTCATTGGATGAAGGTAACTTTATCCTTACCTTTGAAGGAGAAGCTACCAGGACTTTTAAAATCAGATTGATTGATATTGAATATGACTCTCCAGCACCTCCATCCTTGAACTATCCTACTGAATTTGAGATTCCATTCTCTCTTTTAAAGGATTCCATTCAAGATATGGATATTTTCTCTGATAAAATCACTTTAATGGTAGATCCAGAGTACTTTAAAGCATTTGCTCAAGGTGAATTCGGAGATGCAAATATTGAATATCTTCACGGTGAAAAGATAGATGCAAGCGCTAAATCCATTTTCTCTTTAGAAAAGATAAGAGAAATGCTTAAGGCAGATAAATTTTCTGATATCGTTAACATCAGCCTTGGAGATGACATGCCTGTAACCTTAACCTTAAGAAGAGTTGCAAATGATGGTGAGCTTAGTTTTTTGCTTGCTCCAAGGATAGAATCAGAAGAATAG
- a CDS encoding DNA replication complex subunit Gins51, which produces MDGDFFQLLRRVQKEERTKSTLARVDKDFYKQLYSYIRDLERSVAQNPFDTAQSNLLNNAQRIATEICQWRESKISTAANNNIYRSFHLFKKGNPQFDLIDTTPLHLTPEEETLYFALMDALKTHRYNISLDKFGDEKADWGADDYEDEEEDDFEEVASVVKSRVNKGVVSDEEFFNEGGSSNESVTDGFSGESISIEESGADPVVQEPAVETPVEESSGSGFKQEVQESAVETTNTNVGGSDEVLDRLNQIKNSTVVTDEKYEPIEKQINNQAKVVPNVSMSNNLNYESKNYNGQDNEFDSKLKPDYESDVESEPKIESKPKVESAPRIESKPKVESAPKIESEPRLESKPKVGSEPRVESKPKVEPKTIEDRPKRKSSSTLDFDSIFANPDSQFDSIHNFEPDYEADLANIQASSSFAEPSEADLMFSTKPRPKKEPKPKSQVGSKEEFESRPKVEEPSHAPTAKAERPRSQSIKAFAKKEELENTTVVIYKNIDSFMGIDEKIYGPFIANDVVILPNITAQILIDNNKAGLIDI; this is translated from the coding sequence ATGGATGGAGACTTTTTTCAATTATTGCGAAGGGTTCAAAAGGAGGAACGGACTAAATCCACTTTAGCAAGAGTGGATAAAGATTTCTATAAACAACTCTATTCCTATATTAGAGATTTAGAACGTTCTGTTGCTCAAAATCCTTTCGATACTGCTCAATCAAATCTATTGAACAATGCTCAAAGGATTGCTACTGAGATTTGTCAATGGAGAGAATCAAAGATCAGTACGGCTGCAAACAATAATATTTATAGGTCTTTCCATCTTTTCAAAAAAGGAAACCCTCAGTTTGATTTGATTGATACAACTCCATTGCATCTTACACCTGAAGAGGAAACTTTATATTTCGCCTTGATGGACGCTCTTAAGACTCATAGATATAATATTTCATTGGACAAATTCGGGGATGAAAAAGCCGATTGGGGTGCTGATGATTATGAGGACGAAGAAGAGGATGATTTTGAAGAAGTCGCTTCCGTTGTAAAAAGCCGTGTTAATAAAGGGGTTGTTTCTGATGAAGAGTTCTTCAATGAGGGGGGTTCTTCTAATGAGTCCGTTACTGATGGATTCAGTGGAGAGTCTATTTCCATTGAAGAGTCCGGTGCTGATCCTGTAGTTCAAGAGCCTGCTGTAGAAACTCCTGTTGAAGAAAGTTCTGGCAGTGGTTTTAAGCAAGAAGTTCAAGAGTCTGCTGTAGAAACTACTAATACCAATGTAGGTGGATCTGATGAGGTTTTAGATAGGTTAAATCAAATTAAAAATTCAACTGTTGTTACAGATGAAAAATACGAACCTATTGAAAAGCAAATCAATAATCAGGCTAAAGTAGTTCCAAATGTCTCCATGTCTAATAATCTTAATTATGAAAGTAAAAATTATAATGGTCAAGATAATGAGTTTGATTCTAAACTTAAACCAGATTATGAATCTGATGTAGAATCAGAACCTAAAATAGAGTCTAAACCTAAGGTAGAATCTGCACCTAGAATTGAGTCTAAACCTAAGGTAGAATCTGCACCTAAAATAGAGTCTGAACCTAGATTAGAGTCTAAACCTAAAGTAGGATCCGAACCTAGAGTGGAGTCTAAACCTAAAGTAGAGCCTAAAACTATCGAAGATAGGCCTAAAAGGAAAAGTTCATCAACATTAGACTTTGACAGCATCTTTGCAAATCCAGACAGTCAATTTGATAGCATACACAATTTTGAACCTGATTATGAAGCGGATTTAGCAAACATTCAAGCAAGTTCCAGTTTTGCAGAGCCTAGCGAAGCAGATTTAATGTTTTCAACAAAACCTAGGCCTAAAAAAGAGCCTAAACCTAAATCTCAAGTTGGATCTAAAGAAGAGTTCGAATCTAGACCTAAAGTAGAAGAACCAAGTCATGCTCCAACTGCTAAAGCAGAAAGACCAAGATCTCAATCTATAAAAGCTTTTGCTAAAAAGGAAGAATTGGAAAACACTACAGTTGTAATATACAAAAATATTGATTCATTTATGGGAATTGATGAAAAGATTTATGGTCCTTTTATAGCAAATGATGTGGTTATTTTACCAAATATAACTGCACAAATACTTATAGACAATAATAAGGCAGGTCTAATTGATATTTAA
- a CDS encoding 50S ribosomal protein L44e, which yields MKMPKEKRTYCPHCKRHTIHEVHTSKKRKASELKWGQRQFRRVTAGYRGYPRPLPGGNKPVKKLDLRYKCKECGKSHIRKSFRVGKPEWVSN from the coding sequence ATGAAGATGCCTAAAGAAAAAAGAACATACTGTCCACATTGTAAAAGACACACTATTCACGAAGTACACACTTCCAAAAAGAGAAAAGCTAGTGAATTAAAATGGGGACAAAGACAATTCAGAAGAGTTACCGCAGGGTACAGAGGTTATCCAAGACCATTGCCAGGTGGTAACAAGCCGGTTAAGAAATTAGATTTAAGATACAAATGTAAAGAATGTGGAAAATCCCACATCAGAAAATCTTTCAGAGTAGGAAAACCTGAATGGGTATCTAACTAA
- a CDS encoding 30S ribosomal protein S27e, translating into MASNGRGNFLRVKCLDCDNEQIIFDRAASDVKCIICGKTIVKSRGGKAKIMAHIDEVLD; encoded by the coding sequence ATGGCTAGTAATGGTAGAGGAAACTTTTTAAGAGTTAAATGTTTAGATTGTGACAACGAACAAATCATTTTCGATCGTGCAGCTTCTGATGTAAAATGTATCATCTGCGGTAAAACCATTGTTAAATCCCGTGGAGGAAAAGCTAAAATCATGGCTCACATCGATGAAGTTTTAGATTAA
- a CDS encoding translation initiation factor IF-2 subunit alpha produces the protein MVRKSQEWPNEGELIVGTVYKVLNYGAFANLEEYAGKEAFIHISEVSSGWVKNIRDHVRENQKIVARVLRVNPKKGHVDASLKRIREDQRTKKIQQWKIEQKAEKFLELAAKSLDKDLDTAYDEVGYELMDIFGDIYGAFESAAEEGAETLTEEGISQEWADAITEVAVKNIQPPEVHITGYVDIESYAPHGVEIIREALLAAEDENIEVQCVGAPRYRITVTSTDYKLAEGQLKEAANKAIDIVIENGGKGEFLREIDN, from the coding sequence TTGGTAAGAAAAAGTCAAGAATGGCCAAATGAAGGAGAACTTATTGTAGGAACTGTATATAAAGTTCTTAACTATGGTGCATTCGCTAATTTAGAAGAATACGCAGGTAAAGAAGCTTTTATTCATATTTCTGAAGTTTCTTCTGGTTGGGTTAAAAATATCCGAGATCATGTAAGAGAAAATCAAAAGATTGTAGCTCGTGTTTTAAGGGTTAATCCTAAAAAGGGTCATGTAGACGCTTCCTTAAAAAGAATCAGGGAAGACCAAAGGACCAAAAAGATTCAGCAATGGAAAATTGAACAGAAAGCTGAAAAATTCTTGGAACTTGCTGCTAAATCTTTAGATAAGGACTTAGATACTGCTTATGATGAAGTAGGCTATGAGCTTATGGATATCTTTGGAGATATCTATGGCGCTTTTGAAAGTGCAGCTGAAGAAGGAGCTGAAACTCTTACTGAAGAGGGCATTAGCCAAGAGTGGGCTGATGCAATCACTGAAGTGGCTGTCAAGAACATTCAACCTCCTGAAGTTCACATTACAGGATATGTTGACATTGAAAGCTATGCTCCACATGGAGTGGAAATCATTAGGGAAGCCCTTTTAGCAGCTGAAGACGAAAATATTGAAGTTCAATGTGTTGGAGCTCCTCGTTACAGAATCACTGTAACTTCCACTGACTATAAGCTTGCAGAAGGTCAATTGAAAGAGGCCGCCAATAAGGCTATTGACATTGTCATTGAAAACGGTGGAAAAGGAGAATTCTTACGTGAAATTGATAATTAA
- a CDS encoding RNA-protein complex protein Nop10, whose amino-acid sequence MKMKMKKCPVCNIYTLKPQCPNCGGELRVIYPPKFSVEDKYGKYRRQLKKEMLNKE is encoded by the coding sequence ATGAAAATGAAAATGAAAAAGTGTCCTGTTTGCAATATTTACACACTAAAGCCTCAATGCCCTAATTGCGGCGGAGAGTTAAGGGTGATTTATCCTCCTAAATTCTCAGTTGAGGACAAGTACGGTAAATATAGAAGACAATTAAAAAAAGAGATGCTTAATAAGGAATAA
- a CDS encoding proteasome assembly chaperone family protein, with translation MRTTQFKVLEEVKLNNPIFIEALPGVGHVGKLAIDHVIDELEATKFVEIYSPYFPPQVLVGEGGIVEDMKNELYYLKSAGGDERDFIFLVGNCQGLNPEGQYELCGSILDFVESLGAKEFYTLGGLATGQPLEGVEDRVLGAATDEERIEMLKEADIEIRSADGGIVGASGLFLGLGRLRGMKGACLMGKTPGYFIDAEAAEAILAKLAILVKLEVSTDELEERANEIREMINKAQEMEQEMINRAMGQQQAQTQDDLRYIG, from the coding sequence ATGAGAACAACCCAATTTAAAGTATTAGAAGAAGTTAAATTAAACAATCCAATATTTATTGAAGCACTTCCTGGTGTCGGTCATGTAGGAAAATTAGCTATTGACCATGTAATTGATGAATTGGAAGCCACTAAATTTGTAGAGATTTATTCTCCATACTTCCCTCCTCAAGTTCTTGTTGGAGAAGGCGGAATTGTTGAAGATATGAAGAATGAATTATACTACTTGAAATCTGCTGGCGGAGACGAAAGGGATTTCATTTTCCTTGTTGGAAACTGTCAAGGATTAAATCCTGAAGGTCAATACGAACTCTGTGGTTCCATACTTGATTTTGTAGAGTCTCTTGGAGCAAAAGAGTTTTACACATTAGGAGGCCTTGCTACCGGTCAGCCTTTAGAAGGTGTAGAAGACCGTGTTTTAGGTGCTGCTACTGATGAGGAACGTATTGAAATGCTCAAAGAAGCAGATATTGAAATCAGATCTGCTGATGGCGGTATTGTAGGTGCTTCTGGTTTATTCTTAGGATTAGGAAGACTTAGAGGTATGAAAGGCGCTTGCTTAATGGGCAAAACCCCTGGCTATTTCATTGATGCTGAAGCTGCTGAAGCCATTTTGGCAAAATTAGCTATCCTTGTAAAGCTTGAGGTCAGCACTGACGAGTTAGAGGAAAGAGCTAATGAGATTCGTGAAATGATCAATAAGGCTCAAGAGATGGAGCAGGAAATGATCAATAGGGCTATGGGCCAACAGCAAGCACAAACTCAAGACGACCTTAGATATATCGGTTAA
- a CDS encoding redox-regulated ATPase YchF gives MLQIAVTGKPNVGKSSFFNSATASQVEMANYPFTTIDANKAVGHVISECPCKELGVTCNPNNSQCIDGTRLIPIELIDVAGLVPGAHEGKGLGNKFLDDLMQAKVFIHVIDASGGTDAEGNPVELGSHDPLEDIEFLEHEIVMWMYGIVSKNWVRLIRKVEAEHLDFSKVIFEQLSGTGILIEDVIEALRTVSPDYGKWEDEDLIEFVRNLLNIAKPSIVIANKADLPGAKENIERMKEKYPRVIATSAESELALVNATRAGLISYISGDNSFEILEKDKLNPNQIKALEYIQTNILDVYGSTGIQEALNTAVFELLNMIVVYPVGDEHKFTDQKGNVLPDAFLVPKGSTPREFAYIIHTDIGDKFMHAVDARKNMRIASDYEIQDRDIIKIVTR, from the coding sequence ATGCTTCAAATTGCAGTAACAGGTAAACCAAATGTAGGAAAGTCTTCTTTTTTTAATTCAGCCACTGCATCTCAAGTAGAAATGGCTAACTATCCATTCACAACCATAGATGCAAATAAGGCTGTAGGTCATGTCATCAGTGAATGCCCATGTAAGGAATTAGGGGTCACATGCAATCCAAACAACTCCCAATGTATAGATGGAACAAGATTGATTCCAATAGAGCTTATAGATGTAGCAGGACTTGTTCCAGGGGCTCATGAAGGTAAAGGTTTAGGAAACAAGTTCTTGGATGACTTGATGCAAGCTAAGGTATTCATCCATGTAATAGATGCCTCAGGAGGTACCGATGCAGAGGGAAACCCAGTGGAACTAGGCTCCCACGACCCATTGGAAGACATTGAATTCCTTGAGCATGAGATAGTCATGTGGATGTATGGAATCGTCAGCAAAAACTGGGTAAGGCTTATCCGTAAGGTTGAAGCAGAGCACTTAGACTTTTCTAAGGTCATATTTGAGCAACTGTCAGGTACAGGTATCCTAATTGAAGATGTAATAGAAGCTTTAAGAACTGTAAGTCCTGATTATGGAAAATGGGAAGATGAAGACCTTATAGAATTTGTAAGAAACCTTTTAAACATTGCAAAGCCATCAATCGTCATTGCAAATAAGGCAGATCTTCCTGGAGCAAAGGAAAACATTGAAAGGATGAAGGAAAAGTATCCTCGTGTCATTGCAACATCTGCTGAATCTGAGCTTGCATTGGTAAATGCAACAAGGGCCGGGCTCATCTCATACATCTCAGGAGACAACAGCTTTGAAATCCTAGAGAAGGACAAGCTAAACCCTAATCAAATCAAGGCATTGGAATACATTCAAACAAACATTCTTGACGTTTATGGAAGCACTGGAATTCAAGAGGCATTAAACACTGCTGTATTTGAGCTTTTAAATATGATAGTGGTTTATCCGGTTGGGGATGAGCATAAGTTCACTGACCAAAAGGGAAATGTGTTGCCTGATGCTTTCCTAGTTCCTAAAGGTTCCACACCACGTGAATTTGCATATATCATTCACACAGACATTGGTGATAAGTTTATGCATGCAGTGGACGCTAGGAAGAATATGAGAATTGCAAGCGATTATGAAATCCAAGATAGAGACATTATTAAGATTGTAACTAGATAA
- the cfbD gene encoding Ni-sirohydrochlorin a,c-diamide reductive cyclase catalytic subunit: MHPRPSPIAASLYTLRDLNADVIIMHGPHGCCFRTGRLLESDGVRVVTTAMAENDFILGAADKLEETLQEAYDTFNPKLIGIVGTCASMIIGEDLKEPIENLNLDAVVIPVESHGGFGEGDNTEGAIAVLNAAVECGVIPQEEADRQNEMLRLATVVEKTRGMAQGKYIKPNFGDNKEKVAKIVVKAVKEGKNVAFVLNAKKETSYLFADILNCDFSKLFQDTDSNIKSNKDIENLHFIANLDENIGLPRIRQHAVNITKELNETGIDIECITGGLDEYPITPRKAEEYLNELNPDLVIVAGVPHALYVEELDCETIAVTDGPRLVQPLNELGYSHVIAELDAHSKTLGVDEIVDSDFGMMIRSAIEWELE, encoded by the coding sequence ATGCATCCACGTCCAAGTCCAATTGCCGCTTCTTTATACACTTTAAGAGATTTAAATGCAGATGTAATTATTATGCACGGTCCTCATGGCTGCTGCTTTAGAACAGGAAGGCTCCTTGAAAGCGATGGGGTAAGAGTTGTCACAACTGCTATGGCTGAGAATGATTTCATATTAGGAGCTGCAGACAAGCTAGAGGAAACATTGCAGGAGGCTTATGACACATTCAATCCTAAATTGATAGGAATTGTAGGAACATGTGCAAGCATGATCATCGGCGAAGACCTGAAGGAGCCGATTGAAAACTTAAATCTTGATGCTGTTGTCATACCTGTAGAGTCTCACGGAGGCTTTGGAGAGGGAGACAATACAGAAGGTGCTATTGCAGTGCTTAACGCTGCTGTAGAATGTGGTGTCATTCCTCAAGAGGAAGCAGACAGGCAAAATGAGATGCTTCGTTTAGCAACTGTGGTTGAAAAAACAAGAGGCATGGCTCAGGGAAAGTATATAAAGCCTAATTTTGGAGACAATAAGGAAAAAGTTGCAAAGATTGTTGTAAAAGCAGTAAAAGAAGGAAAAAATGTTGCATTTGTATTAAATGCGAAAAAAGAAACTTCATATCTTTTTGCAGACATTTTAAATTGCGATTTCTCTAAACTTTTCCAAGATACTGATTCAAATATAAAGTCCAATAAAGATATAGAAAACCTTCATTTCATTGCAAATCTGGATGAGAACATCGGCCTTCCAAGAATAAGGCAGCATGCAGTAAATATTACAAAAGAACTGAATGAAACAGGAATAGATATTGAATGCATCACAGGTGGCCTTGATGAGTATCCAATCACTCCAAGAAAGGCAGAAGAGTATCTTAACGAGCTAAATCCTGATCTTGTTATCGTTGCAGGAGTTCCACATGCATTGTATGTAGAGGAGCTTGACTGTGAAACCATTGCAGTTACAGATGGTCCTAGACTTGTTCAGCCACTTAATGAATTAGGCTATTCTCATGTAATAGCAGAACTTGATGCCCATTCTAAGACATTAGGTGTAGATGAGATAGTTGATTCAGACTTTGGTATGATGATACGTTCAGCTATTGAATGGGAGCTTGAATAA
- the hisH gene encoding imidazole glycerol phosphate synthase subunit HisH has protein sequence MITIIDYKSGNLRSISNSFKKIGSKAVITSNPEDIANANHLVLPGVGAFGTAMENIEPYKDLIYEHIDDGKPFLGICLGLQVLLSSSDETPGVKGLDIFKGHVEKIPEGRKIPHMGWNQLKQVKPCPILDGVDGKDFYFVHSYYAVLDDESNLSGICDYGVDLTASVSRDNVFATQFHPEKSGVPGLKILKNFVNLE, from the coding sequence ATGATTACAATTATTGATTATAAAAGCGGAAATCTTAGAAGCATTTCCAATAGTTTTAAAAAGATAGGTTCAAAAGCAGTCATAACAAGCAATCCCGAGGACATTGCAAATGCTAATCATTTAGTTCTTCCAGGGGTAGGTGCCTTTGGAACAGCTATGGAAAACATTGAGCCATACAAGGATTTGATTTATGAGCATATCGATGATGGAAAGCCATTTTTAGGAATCTGTTTAGGGCTTCAAGTGCTCTTGTCCTCAAGCGATGAGACTCCTGGAGTCAAAGGCCTTGATATATTTAAGGGGCATGTTGAAAAGATTCCCGAAGGCAGGAAGATTCCTCATATGGGTTGGAATCAGTTAAAACAAGTCAAGCCATGTCCTATACTTGATGGTGTGGATGGCAAGGACTTTTACTTTGTACATTCCTATTATGCAGTTCTTGATGATGAAAGCAATTTGTCTGGAATCTGTGATTATGGTGTTGACTTGACTGCATCAGTTTCAAGGGATAATGTATTTGCTACCCAGTTCCACCCTGAAAAAAGTGGAGTTCCAGGCTTAAAAATCCTTAAAAACTTTGTAAATTTAGAATAA
- a CDS encoding thioredoxin family protein codes for MGKFKFIFILVLALFLICGIAAVVDAPDSFDGSLNLIPVSDSSVSQSDSSVNQSDCENGTCSVDLNKSEDNSSKETSDDEIDYDSKYYDDSLIDGLYFCNDLEHAFKDAKQHHKNVMIIFDGAACIYCEYLKDEGLTDSDIQKEINENDILLMTYTSDSPELSQKLEIYGTPTTVIFDENGTELGRIEGYESPEQFLSELKEYNGK; via the coding sequence ATGGGAAAATTTAAATTTATATTTATTCTAGTTTTAGCTCTATTTTTAATATGTGGAATTGCTGCAGTTGTAGATGCGCCTGATTCCTTTGATGGCTCTTTAAATCTTATACCTGTTTCTGATTCTAGTGTAAGTCAGTCTGATTCATCAGTAAATCAGTCTGATTGTGAAAATGGGACTTGTTCAGTTGACTTAAACAAATCTGAGGATAATTCTTCTAAAGAAACTTCAGATGATGAAATTGATTATGATTCAAAGTATTATGACGATTCTTTGATTGATGGATTGTATTTCTGCAATGACCTAGAGCATGCATTTAAGGATGCTAAACAACATCATAAGAATGTGATGATCATTTTTGACGGAGCAGCCTGCATTTACTGCGAATATCTTAAGGATGAAGGATTGACAGATTCAGATATTCAAAAGGAAATAAATGAGAATGATATCCTACTTATGACTTATACCAGCGATAGCCCAGAGCTTTCTCAAAAATTGGAGATTTATGGAACTCCAACAACTGTAATATTTGATGAAAATGGAACTGAGTTAGGAAGAATCGAGGGCTATGAGTCTCCAGAGCAATTCTTAAGTGAACTGAAAGAGTATAATGGCAAATAA